In Nomia melanderi isolate GNS246 chromosome 4, iyNomMela1, whole genome shotgun sequence, the following are encoded in one genomic region:
- the Pi3K68D gene encoding phosphatidylinositol-4-phosphate 3-kinase catalytic subunit Pi3K68D isoform X3 has translation MSHYNRNPSSQRPTVIDYERQFQEDLECAQALSLESLALEKFKLQKQRSEFSTIPQTQNDVHKGNNIVHSSTSETDSVHHVEKFQCRSRPRPGAFNTNQSKNAVILAPPPIPSRRNSTSATTSQEQSDDLINFTSPVKQDNLTDYCSPPLPPSKSVIEPKWETHPIILKKQAKVARSSSSAGYHSRDFRYQSLSPGPGSSTAPCTPGTPKISPIMPRSSSISSNVPDATPQPAWNFCDLKHYFFMQIPPLPMNYRPSITSSVCSIQKPTFSTDDEQLSVLKVIEKKPNNNLIDLSSFDHIEDKTNVRVSVLEAFDPLLVKTENHTDIAQGHKDEAQSQISGSVYDPFDPFDYMYSTNESVNSDPVYVAVEKSAKSPALSPAAPPPLPPRNSSAWNTIERRRTSLDRRQKRQTRLYENVTVRKTRPSLHDCDLKAFHEMMKSVRSDFPFNDPSTNIGHIISPMIENLYPDGTSIKLVVHPQLMDSEDTPSISFTCNVNCSVEHVILNVACSLEDEDTVNIEKYCLRVLGLAEYFAPNTTLAQYEYIHQCIKLEKDIELAIQTKAQIKRSIARTLQDDNRDQCLKLEDILPNEPVQPISYDTLLILLETVEKEMERVETAAIQLATANDRSSLLPQLQPRGVVQAVKAVCALMGNIETFEITEAVDNFVNACCQFLPQVHTTNIECKKPEILHEDGDYSVVTLRTKFPDVIGSHCRKIRDAIQDLVETYCHAFRVDFELNTKGEFPTNTLISSDVLDTVLVRVGALHRLPGSWKHDDYIVAAQIFHGTRPVGNPVLSEPMAVSSNFYPRILFNSWLEFHGISVCQVPREARLVLVLYGRTLQPTEHESNSSTENTMQKEELGWGAIQFFDYEGVMSQGSFFLSFWPAIADKRLGPAPAPGIHPHGDTHPIIGLELPDYGGKVLFPTELRDYDVESLDFNSLDQNTQELLIDITQQTTFSRPAIEDREILWEKRHYLHDIPEALPKVLLAAHSWDWACLPDLHASLRVWSPLPPVQALQLLLPCFPDMKVREMAVGWIRELSNDELVDYLPQLLQALKHETYETSSLTRFLIERALISPRVAHHIYWLLTQALPGQSPQNSAEATPEDDKNISYARYHRRLQLMLRALLAVIGDALRNSFLTQQLLVKNLHEVAENIKLIKESLRIDALKVGLQNIHCQLMEDEGTCLPLSPGKQVFGINVQTCSYFPSFTLPLKISFISNDDVICPAIFKAGDDLQQDMLTLQMVRIMDKLWLKEGLDLKMVTFACVPTGHKRGMIEMVADAETLRKIQVEFGLTGSFKDRPIAEWLAKHNPSELEYERAVENFTASCAGYSVATYILGICDRHNDNIMLKTSGHLFHIDFGKFLGDAQMFGNFKRDRTPFVLTSDMAYVINGGDKPSAKFHHFVDLCCQAFNVVRKHGNLILHLFGLMTSSGIPGVTVDAVSYVQKALLPEQTNPEAAATFARMIESSLKSWFTQFNFFLHNLAQLRFSGDHNDGALLSFIPRIYTMQQEGQLTSVQVHGYQKRYDPEKYYMYILRIQRKGHADPTYLFRSYKEFCEFYQKLCIHFPLAKVASLPSGISVGRSNIKQVADKRRADIEKFLISLFKMAPEISQSDLVYTFFHPLLRDQQNADIHLRKVKVGNWWAEKRVRDNVQSGQIKMSLHYTRGAFHVMVHHARGLPKVANGQEPNTYVKVYLKPDPTKKTKRKTKVVKKNCHPSFMEMLEYRMALDVIKERTLEATIWNHDTLQENEFLGGIRLPLGRLDLTSEIIEWFPLGSIR, from the exons ATGTCACACTACAATAGAAACCCAAGTAGTCAGAGGCCTACGGTGATTGATTACGAACGTCAATTTCAAGAGGATTTAGAATGTGCACAAGCATTGAGTTTAGAAAGTCTTGCGTTagagaaatttaaattacagaaGCAACGGTCTGAATTTAGTACTATTCCACAAACACAGAACGATGtacataaaggaaacaatattgTACATAGTAGTACATCAGAAACAGATAGTGTACATCACgttgaaaa atttcaatGTAGAAGTCGACCAAGGCCAGGAGCCTTTAATACTAATCAATCTAAAAATGCTGTGATATTAGCACCACCACCAATTCCATCTAGACGAAATTCAACGTCAGCTACAACAAGTCAGGAGCAGTCTGAtgacttaattaattttacaagtcCAGTAAAACAAGATAATTTAACTGATTATTGTTCAcctcctcttcctccatc AAAATCAGTAATAGAACCAAAATGGGAGACTCATCCCATAATATTAAAGAAGCAGGCAAAAGTAGCACGTAGTAGTAGTTCAGCCGGTTATCACTCTAGAGACTTCCGATATCAGTCACTTTCTCCAGGTCCTGGATCTTCCACTGCACCTTGTACACCTGGGACTCCAAAAATTAGTCCCATCATGCCAAGATCCAGTAGTATTAGCAGTAATGTACCTGATGCAACACCGCAA CCTGCATGGAATTTTTGtgatttaaaacattatttttttatgcag ATACCTCCATTGCCTATGAACTACAGACCGAGTATTACTTCTTCTGTATGTAGTATTCAGAAGCCTACGTTCTCTACAGACGATGAGCAGCTAAGTGTGTTAAAAGTGATAGAGAAAAAGCCAAATAATAATCTTATAGATTTGAGTTCTTTTGATCATATAGAAGATAAAACAAATGTTCGAGTCAGTGTACTGGAAGCATTTGATCCATTACTTGTTAAGACTGAAAATCACACTGATATTGCACAGGGACATAAAGATG AGGCACAATCACAAATTAGTGGATCAGTATATGATCCATTTGATCCATTCGATTATATGTATAGCACAAATGAAAGTGTTAATTCAGATCCAGTATATGTAGCTGTAGAAAAGTCTGCTAAATCTCCAGCTTTATCCCCAGCAGCACCACCACCATTACCTCCTAGAAATTCCTCTGCTTGGAACACAATTGAAAGAAGAAGAACTTCGTTAGATAGAAGA CAAAAACGACAGACTCGTTTATACGAGAATGTAACAGTAAGGAAAACTAGACCATCGCTACATGATTGTGATCTAAAAGCTTTTCACGAGATGATGAAATCTGTGCGAA GTGATTTTCCATTTAATGATCCCAGTACAAATATTGGACATATAATCAGTCCAATGATAGAAAATTTATATCCTGATGGCACAAGCATAAAATTGGTTGTACATCCTCAGTTAATGGATTCTGAAGATACTCCGTCCATTTCATTTACTTGTAACG TCAATTGCAGTGTTGAACATGTTATTCTTAACGTCGCCTGTTCGTTAGAAGATGAAGACACAGTgaacatagaaaaatattgtttgagAGTATTGGGATTGGCAGAATATTTTGCACCTAATACAACTTTAGCTCAATATGAGTATATACATCAGTGTATTAAACTAGAAAAGGATATTGAATTAGCAATCCAAACAAAAGCACAAATTAAAAGATCCATAGCTCGAACA CTTCAGGATGATAATCGTGACCAATGTCTTAAATTAGAAGATATTCTTCCAAATGAACCTGTTCAACCTATTTCTTACGATACACTACTAATTTTATTAG aaACCGTAGAAAAAGAAATGGAACGTGTAGAAACTGCTGCTATACAATTAGCGACTGCAAATGATAGGTCAAGTCTTTTACCACAGTTACAACCTCGTGGCGTTGTTCAAGCAGTGAAAGCAGTCTGTGCGCTAATGggaaatatagaaacgtttgaaATCACAGAAGCTGTCGATAATTTTGTGAACGCATGCTGTCAATTTTTACCCCAAGTTCATACAACAAATATTGAGTGCAAGAAACCTGAAATCTTACATGAAGATGGCGACTACTCCGTTGTGACTTTAAGAACAAAATTTCCAGATGTAATTGGTTCTCACTGTCGTAAAATTCGCGACGCAATTCAAGATCTTGTAGAAACTTATTGCCATGCGTTTAGAGTTGACTTTGAACTGAATACCAAGGGAGAATTTCCAACAA ATACTTTAATATCATCTGATGTATTGGACACTGTGTTAGTTCGTGTTGGCGCATTACATAGGCTACCAGGATCATGGAAGCATGATGATTATATTGTTGCGGCCCAAATATTTCACGGAACTAGACCTGTTGGAAACCCAGTTTTGTCCGAACCTATGGCAGTCAGTTCTAATTTTTATCCtagaattttattcaattcatg gttGGAGTTCCATGGTATAAGCGTATGTCAAGTACCAAGAGAAGCTAGAttggtattagttttatatggtcgcACATTACAACCTACTGAACACGAATCAAATTCGTCTACGGAAAATACAATGCAAAAGGAAGAATTGGGTTGGGGTGCTATACAATTTTTCGATTATGAAGG aGTTATGAGTCAAGGAAGTTTCTTCCTATCTTTTTGGCCAGCGATTGCTGATAAAAGATTAGGACCTGCTCCAGCACCTGGAATTCATCCCCATGGGGATACGCACCCTATTATTGGTTTAGAATTGCCCGATTATGGGGGAAAAGTATTATTTCCAACCGAATTGAGAGATTATGATGTTGAATCTCTTGATTTCAATTCATTAGATCAGAATACTCAAGAGTTATTGATAGATATTACGCAACAAACAACATTCTCAag ACCTGCTATCGAAGACAGAGAAATTTTATGGGAGAAACGTCATTATTTACACGATATACCAGAAGCTTTGCCTAAAGTGCTTTTAGCTGCACATAGTTGGGATTGGGCATGTCTACCCGATCTTCACGCATCTCTCAGAGTTTGGAGTCCTCTGCCTCCAGTTCAAGCtctacaattattattaccttG CTTTCCAGATATGAAAGTTAGAGAAATGGCAGTCGGTTGGATCCGGGAATTGAGTAACGATGAACTCGTGGATTATTTGCCGCAGTTGTTGCAAGCATTAAAACACGAGACATACGAGACTTCGTCCCTTACGAGATTTTTAATAGAACGGGCATTAATTTCGCCGCGAGTAGCTCATCATATTTATTGGCTGCTAACGCAAGCATTACCGGGACAAAGTCCCCAG aattctgcAGAAGCTACTCCAGAAGATGACAAAAATATTAGTTATGCACGTTACCATAGGAGGTTACAATTGATGTTACGAGCATTGCTGGCTGTGATTGGCGATGCACTAAGAAACAGCTTTCTCACGCAACAATTACTAGTTAAA AATTTACACGAAGTggcagaaaatattaaactaataaaagagTCATTGCGGATAGATGCTCTTAAAGTTGGCTTACAAAATATACACTGTCAGTTAATGGAAGATGAAGGTACATGCTTACCATTGTCACCTGGTAAACAAGTATTTGGTATAAACGTGCAAACCTGTTCATATTTTCCATCATTCACTCTTCCATTGAAAATCAGTTTCATTAGCAATGACGACGTTATTTGTCCAGCGATTTTTAAA GCTGGCGATGATTTACAACAAGATATGTTAACTCTTCAAATGGTTCGTATTATGGATAAACTTTGGTTAAAAGAAGGCCTTGATCTGAAAATGGTAACATTCGCCTGCGTGCCTACCGGGCATAAACGTGGAATGATAGAAATGGTTGCAGATGCAGAAACATTGCGAAAAATACAGGTTGAATTCGGTCTAACTGGTTCTTTTAAAGATCGACCAATCGCTGAATGGTTAGCAAAGCACAATCCTTCAGAACTAGAATATGAAAGAGCTGTTGAAAACTTTACTGCATCTTGTGCGGGCTATAGCGTTGCCACTTACATTTTAGGAATTTGTGACAGACATAACGACAATATTATGTTAAAAACATCAGGTCATTTGTTCCACATTGATTTTGGGAAATTCTTAGGAGACGCACAAATGTTTGGTAATTTTAAAAG GGACAGAACACCGTTTGTGTTAACTTCTGATATGGCATATGTCATAAACGGTGGTGATAAACCTTCAGCCAAATTCCATCATTTCGTGGATCTGTGTTGTCAAGCATTTAATGTTGTACGAAAACATGGAAATCTGATATTGCATCTTTTTGGATTG ATGACTTCATCTGGTATTCCTGGTGTGACTGTGGATGCAGTTAGTTATGTACAAAAAGCACTTCTTCCGGAACAAACGAATCCTGAAGCAGCGGCAACCTTCGCGCGAATGATCGAAAGTTCACTTAAAAGTTGGTTCACACAGTTCAATTTCTTCTTGCATAACTTGGCACAACTAAGATTTTCGGGTGATCACAATGATGGTGCACTATTATCATTTATTCCACGCATATATAC AATGCAACAAGAAGGTCAACTTACAAGTGTTCAAGTACATGGATATCAAAAACGATATGAccctgaaaaatattatatgtatattctgCGTATACAGCGGAAAGGTCATGCAGATCctacttatttatttcgttcgtACAAagaattttgtgaattttatcAAAAACTGTGTATTCATTTTCCACTTGCGAAAGTTGCTAG TTTACCAAGTGGCATAAGTGTTGGGAGGTCTAATATAAAACAAGTTGCCGATAAACGTCGAGCAGATATTGAAAAATTCCTTATAAGTTTATTCAAAATGGCCCCAGAAATTTCACAGAGTGACTTAGTATATACATTCTTTCATCCTTTATTGAGAGATCAACAAAATGCTGATATACATTTACGTAAAGTAAAAG TTGGAAATTGGTGGGCTGAAAAGAGAGTTAGGGATAATGTACAAAGTGGACAAATTAAAATGTCGCTTCACTACACTCGTGGAGCATTCCACGTAATGGTACACCATGCACGGGGATTGCCTAAAGTTGCTAATGGCCAAGAGCCAAACACATATGTAAAGGTATATCTAAAACCTGATCCTACAAAGAAAAccaaaaggaaaacaaaagttGTGAAAAAGAATTGTCATCCTTCATTTATGGAAATG TTGGAATATAGAATGGCTTTGGATGTTATTAAAGAAAGGACATTAGAAGCTACAATATGGAATCATGACACTCTACAAGAAAATGAATTCCTTGGTGGAATACGTTTACCACTTGGACGTTTGGATTTAACAAGTGAAATAATTGAATGGTTTCCATTAGGAAGTATTCGATGA
- the Pi3K68D gene encoding phosphatidylinositol-4-phosphate 3-kinase catalytic subunit Pi3K68D isoform X4, with amino-acid sequence MSHYNRNPSSQRPTVIDYERQFQEDLECAQALSLESLALEKFKLQKQRSEFSTIPQTQNDVHKGNNIVHSSTSETDSVHHVEKFQCRSRPRPGAFNTNQSKNAVILAPPPIPSRRNSTSATTSQEQSDDLINFTSPVKQDNLTDYCSPPLPPSKSVIEPKWETHPIILKKQAKVARSSSSAGYHSRDFRYQSLSPGPGSSTAPCTPGTPKISPIMPRSSSISSNVPDATPQIPPLPMNYRPSITSSVCSIQKPTFSTDDEQLSVLKVIEKKPNNNLIDLSSFDHIEDKTNVRVSVLEAFDPLLVKTENHTDIAQGHKDEAQSQISGSVYDPFDPFDYMYSTNESVNSDPVYVAVEKSAKSPALSPAAPPPLPPRNSSAWNTIERRRTSLDRRQKRQTRLYENVTVRKTRPSLHDCDLKAFHEMMKSVRSDFPFNDPSTNIGHIISPMIENLYPDGTSIKLVVHPQLMDSEDTPSISFTCNVNCSVEHVILNVACSLEDEDTVNIEKYCLRVLGLAEYFAPNTTLAQYEYIHQCIKLEKDIELAIQTKAQIKRSIARTLQDDNRDQCLKLEDILPNEPVQPISYDTLLILLETVEKEMERVETAAIQLATANDRSSLLPQLQPRGVVQAVKAVCALMGNIETFEITEAVDNFVNACCQFLPQVHTTNIECKKPEILHEDGDYSVVTLRTKFPDVIGSHCRKIRDAIQDLVETYCHAFRVDFELNTKGEFPTNTLISSDVLDTVLVRVGALHRLPGSWKHDDYIVAAQIFHGTRPVGNPVLSEPMAVSSNFYPRILFNSWLEFHGISVCQVPREARLVLVLYGRTLQPTEHESNSSTENTMQKEELGWGAIQFFDYEGVMSQGSFFLSFWPAIADKRLGPAPAPGIHPHGDTHPIIGLELPDYGGKVLFPTELRDYDVESLDFNSLDQNTQELLIDITQQTTFSRPAIEDREILWEKRHYLHDIPEALPKVLLAAHSWDWACLPDLHASLRVWSPLPPVQALQLLLPCFPDMKVREMAVGWIRELSNDELVDYLPQLLQALKHETYETSSLTRFLIERALISPRVAHHIYWLLTQALPGQSPQNSAEATPEDDKNISYARYHRRLQLMLRALLAVIGDALRNSFLTQQLLVKNLHEVAENIKLIKESLRIDALKVGLQNIHCQLMEDEGTCLPLSPGKQVFGINVQTCSYFPSFTLPLKISFISNDDVICPAIFKAGDDLQQDMLTLQMVRIMDKLWLKEGLDLKMVTFACVPTGHKRGMIEMVADAETLRKIQVEFGLTGSFKDRPIAEWLAKHNPSELEYERAVENFTASCAGYSVATYILGICDRHNDNIMLKTSGHLFHIDFGKFLGDAQMFGNFKRDRTPFVLTSDMAYVINGGDKPSAKFHHFVDLCCQAFNVVRKHGNLILHLFGLMTSSGIPGVTVDAVSYVQKALLPEQTNPEAAATFARMIESSLKSWFTQFNFFLHNLAQLRFSGDHNDGALLSFIPRIYTMQQEGQLTSVQVHGYQKRYDPEKYYMYILRIQRKGHADPTYLFRSYKEFCEFYQKLCIHFPLAKVASLPSGISVGRSNIKQVADKRRADIEKFLISLFKMAPEISQSDLVYTFFHPLLRDQQNADIHLRKVKVGNWWAEKRVRDNVQSGQIKMSLHYTRGAFHVMVHHARGLPKVANGQEPNTYVKVYLKPDPTKKTKRKTKVVKKNCHPSFMEMLEYRMALDVIKERTLEATIWNHDTLQENEFLGGIRLPLGRLDLTSEIIEWFPLGSIR; translated from the exons ATGTCACACTACAATAGAAACCCAAGTAGTCAGAGGCCTACGGTGATTGATTACGAACGTCAATTTCAAGAGGATTTAGAATGTGCACAAGCATTGAGTTTAGAAAGTCTTGCGTTagagaaatttaaattacagaaGCAACGGTCTGAATTTAGTACTATTCCACAAACACAGAACGATGtacataaaggaaacaatattgTACATAGTAGTACATCAGAAACAGATAGTGTACATCACgttgaaaa atttcaatGTAGAAGTCGACCAAGGCCAGGAGCCTTTAATACTAATCAATCTAAAAATGCTGTGATATTAGCACCACCACCAATTCCATCTAGACGAAATTCAACGTCAGCTACAACAAGTCAGGAGCAGTCTGAtgacttaattaattttacaagtcCAGTAAAACAAGATAATTTAACTGATTATTGTTCAcctcctcttcctccatc AAAATCAGTAATAGAACCAAAATGGGAGACTCATCCCATAATATTAAAGAAGCAGGCAAAAGTAGCACGTAGTAGTAGTTCAGCCGGTTATCACTCTAGAGACTTCCGATATCAGTCACTTTCTCCAGGTCCTGGATCTTCCACTGCACCTTGTACACCTGGGACTCCAAAAATTAGTCCCATCATGCCAAGATCCAGTAGTATTAGCAGTAATGTACCTGATGCAACACCGCAA ATACCTCCATTGCCTATGAACTACAGACCGAGTATTACTTCTTCTGTATGTAGTATTCAGAAGCCTACGTTCTCTACAGACGATGAGCAGCTAAGTGTGTTAAAAGTGATAGAGAAAAAGCCAAATAATAATCTTATAGATTTGAGTTCTTTTGATCATATAGAAGATAAAACAAATGTTCGAGTCAGTGTACTGGAAGCATTTGATCCATTACTTGTTAAGACTGAAAATCACACTGATATTGCACAGGGACATAAAGATG AGGCACAATCACAAATTAGTGGATCAGTATATGATCCATTTGATCCATTCGATTATATGTATAGCACAAATGAAAGTGTTAATTCAGATCCAGTATATGTAGCTGTAGAAAAGTCTGCTAAATCTCCAGCTTTATCCCCAGCAGCACCACCACCATTACCTCCTAGAAATTCCTCTGCTTGGAACACAATTGAAAGAAGAAGAACTTCGTTAGATAGAAGA CAAAAACGACAGACTCGTTTATACGAGAATGTAACAGTAAGGAAAACTAGACCATCGCTACATGATTGTGATCTAAAAGCTTTTCACGAGATGATGAAATCTGTGCGAA GTGATTTTCCATTTAATGATCCCAGTACAAATATTGGACATATAATCAGTCCAATGATAGAAAATTTATATCCTGATGGCACAAGCATAAAATTGGTTGTACATCCTCAGTTAATGGATTCTGAAGATACTCCGTCCATTTCATTTACTTGTAACG TCAATTGCAGTGTTGAACATGTTATTCTTAACGTCGCCTGTTCGTTAGAAGATGAAGACACAGTgaacatagaaaaatattgtttgagAGTATTGGGATTGGCAGAATATTTTGCACCTAATACAACTTTAGCTCAATATGAGTATATACATCAGTGTATTAAACTAGAAAAGGATATTGAATTAGCAATCCAAACAAAAGCACAAATTAAAAGATCCATAGCTCGAACA CTTCAGGATGATAATCGTGACCAATGTCTTAAATTAGAAGATATTCTTCCAAATGAACCTGTTCAACCTATTTCTTACGATACACTACTAATTTTATTAG aaACCGTAGAAAAAGAAATGGAACGTGTAGAAACTGCTGCTATACAATTAGCGACTGCAAATGATAGGTCAAGTCTTTTACCACAGTTACAACCTCGTGGCGTTGTTCAAGCAGTGAAAGCAGTCTGTGCGCTAATGggaaatatagaaacgtttgaaATCACAGAAGCTGTCGATAATTTTGTGAACGCATGCTGTCAATTTTTACCCCAAGTTCATACAACAAATATTGAGTGCAAGAAACCTGAAATCTTACATGAAGATGGCGACTACTCCGTTGTGACTTTAAGAACAAAATTTCCAGATGTAATTGGTTCTCACTGTCGTAAAATTCGCGACGCAATTCAAGATCTTGTAGAAACTTATTGCCATGCGTTTAGAGTTGACTTTGAACTGAATACCAAGGGAGAATTTCCAACAA ATACTTTAATATCATCTGATGTATTGGACACTGTGTTAGTTCGTGTTGGCGCATTACATAGGCTACCAGGATCATGGAAGCATGATGATTATATTGTTGCGGCCCAAATATTTCACGGAACTAGACCTGTTGGAAACCCAGTTTTGTCCGAACCTATGGCAGTCAGTTCTAATTTTTATCCtagaattttattcaattcatg gttGGAGTTCCATGGTATAAGCGTATGTCAAGTACCAAGAGAAGCTAGAttggtattagttttatatggtcgcACATTACAACCTACTGAACACGAATCAAATTCGTCTACGGAAAATACAATGCAAAAGGAAGAATTGGGTTGGGGTGCTATACAATTTTTCGATTATGAAGG aGTTATGAGTCAAGGAAGTTTCTTCCTATCTTTTTGGCCAGCGATTGCTGATAAAAGATTAGGACCTGCTCCAGCACCTGGAATTCATCCCCATGGGGATACGCACCCTATTATTGGTTTAGAATTGCCCGATTATGGGGGAAAAGTATTATTTCCAACCGAATTGAGAGATTATGATGTTGAATCTCTTGATTTCAATTCATTAGATCAGAATACTCAAGAGTTATTGATAGATATTACGCAACAAACAACATTCTCAag ACCTGCTATCGAAGACAGAGAAATTTTATGGGAGAAACGTCATTATTTACACGATATACCAGAAGCTTTGCCTAAAGTGCTTTTAGCTGCACATAGTTGGGATTGGGCATGTCTACCCGATCTTCACGCATCTCTCAGAGTTTGGAGTCCTCTGCCTCCAGTTCAAGCtctacaattattattaccttG CTTTCCAGATATGAAAGTTAGAGAAATGGCAGTCGGTTGGATCCGGGAATTGAGTAACGATGAACTCGTGGATTATTTGCCGCAGTTGTTGCAAGCATTAAAACACGAGACATACGAGACTTCGTCCCTTACGAGATTTTTAATAGAACGGGCATTAATTTCGCCGCGAGTAGCTCATCATATTTATTGGCTGCTAACGCAAGCATTACCGGGACAAAGTCCCCAG aattctgcAGAAGCTACTCCAGAAGATGACAAAAATATTAGTTATGCACGTTACCATAGGAGGTTACAATTGATGTTACGAGCATTGCTGGCTGTGATTGGCGATGCACTAAGAAACAGCTTTCTCACGCAACAATTACTAGTTAAA AATTTACACGAAGTggcagaaaatattaaactaataaaagagTCATTGCGGATAGATGCTCTTAAAGTTGGCTTACAAAATATACACTGTCAGTTAATGGAAGATGAAGGTACATGCTTACCATTGTCACCTGGTAAACAAGTATTTGGTATAAACGTGCAAACCTGTTCATATTTTCCATCATTCACTCTTCCATTGAAAATCAGTTTCATTAGCAATGACGACGTTATTTGTCCAGCGATTTTTAAA GCTGGCGATGATTTACAACAAGATATGTTAACTCTTCAAATGGTTCGTATTATGGATAAACTTTGGTTAAAAGAAGGCCTTGATCTGAAAATGGTAACATTCGCCTGCGTGCCTACCGGGCATAAACGTGGAATGATAGAAATGGTTGCAGATGCAGAAACATTGCGAAAAATACAGGTTGAATTCGGTCTAACTGGTTCTTTTAAAGATCGACCAATCGCTGAATGGTTAGCAAAGCACAATCCTTCAGAACTAGAATATGAAAGAGCTGTTGAAAACTTTACTGCATCTTGTGCGGGCTATAGCGTTGCCACTTACATTTTAGGAATTTGTGACAGACATAACGACAATATTATGTTAAAAACATCAGGTCATTTGTTCCACATTGATTTTGGGAAATTCTTAGGAGACGCACAAATGTTTGGTAATTTTAAAAG GGACAGAACACCGTTTGTGTTAACTTCTGATATGGCATATGTCATAAACGGTGGTGATAAACCTTCAGCCAAATTCCATCATTTCGTGGATCTGTGTTGTCAAGCATTTAATGTTGTACGAAAACATGGAAATCTGATATTGCATCTTTTTGGATTG ATGACTTCATCTGGTATTCCTGGTGTGACTGTGGATGCAGTTAGTTATGTACAAAAAGCACTTCTTCCGGAACAAACGAATCCTGAAGCAGCGGCAACCTTCGCGCGAATGATCGAAAGTTCACTTAAAAGTTGGTTCACACAGTTCAATTTCTTCTTGCATAACTTGGCACAACTAAGATTTTCGGGTGATCACAATGATGGTGCACTATTATCATTTATTCCACGCATATATAC AATGCAACAAGAAGGTCAACTTACAAGTGTTCAAGTACATGGATATCAAAAACGATATGAccctgaaaaatattatatgtatattctgCGTATACAGCGGAAAGGTCATGCAGATCctacttatttatttcgttcgtACAAagaattttgtgaattttatcAAAAACTGTGTATTCATTTTCCACTTGCGAAAGTTGCTAG TTTACCAAGTGGCATAAGTGTTGGGAGGTCTAATATAAAACAAGTTGCCGATAAACGTCGAGCAGATATTGAAAAATTCCTTATAAGTTTATTCAAAATGGCCCCAGAAATTTCACAGAGTGACTTAGTATATACATTCTTTCATCCTTTATTGAGAGATCAACAAAATGCTGATATACATTTACGTAAAGTAAAAG TTGGAAATTGGTGGGCTGAAAAGAGAGTTAGGGATAATGTACAAAGTGGACAAATTAAAATGTCGCTTCACTACACTCGTGGAGCATTCCACGTAATGGTACACCATGCACGGGGATTGCCTAAAGTTGCTAATGGCCAAGAGCCAAACACATATGTAAAGGTATATCTAAAACCTGATCCTACAAAGAAAAccaaaaggaaaacaaaagttGTGAAAAAGAATTGTCATCCTTCATTTATGGAAATG TTGGAATATAGAATGGCTTTGGATGTTATTAAAGAAAGGACATTAGAAGCTACAATATGGAATCATGACACTCTACAAGAAAATGAATTCCTTGGTGGAATACGTTTACCACTTGGACGTTTGGATTTAACAAGTGAAATAATTGAATGGTTTCCATTAGGAAGTATTCGATGA